A DNA window from Microcystis aeruginosa NIES-843 contains the following coding sequences:
- a CDS encoding Uma2 family endonuclease yields the protein MTTSLTESLTLEDFLKLPYLEDSPAWEYLHGVAIQKPMPKTRHSILQKRLLAEVDSHTADYTALPELRCTFGGRSIVPDVAVIAWNRINLNEAGEPEDDFREAPDWTIEILSPDQKVNRVIDNILHCLKHGSKLGWMLDPDDYSVLMFTPQQEPEVCRGDHQLKVIAGVQLTLTPQQIFAWLKVSQARQSK from the coding sequence ATGACGACTTCCTTGACTGAGAGTCTCACCCTTGAAGATTTCCTCAAATTGCCATATTTGGAGGATTCTCCAGCATGGGAATACTTGCATGGAGTCGCAATTCAGAAACCCATGCCTAAGACTCGACACTCTATCCTGCAAAAACGTCTTTTAGCTGAGGTTGACAGCCACACTGCTGATTATACAGCCTTACCTGAGTTGCGATGTACCTTCGGCGGGCGTTCGATCGTTCCTGATGTGGCGGTAATTGCCTGGAATCGAATTAACCTAAATGAAGCAGGTGAACCAGAGGACGACTTTAGGGAAGCACCTGATTGGACTATCGAAATTCTTTCACCGGATCAAAAGGTAAACCGTGTAATTGACAACATTTTACATTGTTTAAAACACGGCAGTAAATTAGGATGGATGCTTGATCCAGATGATTATTCTGTTTTAATGTTTACTCCCCAACAAGAGCCGGAAGTTTGCAGAGGGGATCACCAACTTAAGGTAATTGCAGGGGTTCAGTTGACACTGACTCCACAACAAATCTTTGCCTGGCTAAAAGTTAGTCAAGCTAGACAGAGTAAGTAG